The Roseibaca calidilacus genome has a window encoding:
- a CDS encoding aldehyde dehydrogenase family protein: MTQIAEILETMAYGPAPESTSAARDWLARGPFGLFIGGSFTAPGTLFDVRDPARDVVLAQVTQAGAADVDAAVQAARAAHPAWEADAALRARVLYALARQIQKRERLFAVLESLDNGKPIRESRDIDLPLVSRHFTHHAGWATLLADEFPNARAHGVCGQIIPWNFPLLMLAWKVAPALAAGNTVVLKPAEDTPLTALLFAEICLEAGVPPGVVNIITGDGATGAALVAHDGVDKIAFTGSTEVGQIIRRATAGKGRALTLELGGKSPFIVMGDADLDAAVEGVVDAVWFNQGEVCCAGTRILVAESVAEMFRKRLISRMKTLRVGDPLDKSTDIGAIVNTAQLARIRDLVAQGVAAGAVAHEGTAPEGCFCPPILLDQVSPANPCASEEIFGPVVTLQTFRTPPEAIELANATRYGLAASIWSENLTVAMDMAAQVKAGVVWINATNMFDANAPFGGMRASGFGREGAREGMAAYLRKNDAAQGAAPGTIDPLPGTGAPEGLDRTHKLYIGGAQKRADGGASWSVLRDDTRLGHAPLGNRKDIRNAVEAAHKASGWTRMSGHQRAQVLYFLAETLDHHRDGLAALVPMAEIDASIARTLYYAAWADKLSGAVHNTQSAHVTLAMREAFGVMGLICAEEAPLLGALSLILPAIAMGNRVVVVPSQANPLAALELGPMLGASDVPGGVVNIVSGPVAELAKTLAGHDDVAALACAQPSVAQLIEAESAGNLKPVWHAPTGQGRDWLEAMVQIKTIWVPYGA; the protein is encoded by the coding sequence ATGACACAGATTGCGGAGATTCTGGAAACCATGGCCTATGGTCCCGCCCCTGAAAGCACGTCTGCAGCCCGCGACTGGCTTGCGCGCGGCCCGTTTGGCCTGTTCATCGGTGGCAGCTTTACCGCGCCGGGCACGCTGTTCGATGTGCGCGACCCCGCGCGCGATGTGGTGCTTGCGCAGGTCACACAGGCGGGCGCGGCCGATGTGGACGCCGCCGTTCAAGCTGCGCGCGCCGCACATCCGGCTTGGGAGGCTGACGCCGCCCTGCGCGCCCGCGTGCTTTATGCACTGGCGCGGCAAATCCAGAAGCGTGAACGCTTGTTTGCGGTGCTCGAGTCGCTCGACAATGGCAAACCCATTCGGGAATCGCGCGATATCGACCTGCCCTTGGTTTCGCGGCATTTCACCCACCATGCGGGCTGGGCGACGCTGCTGGCCGATGAATTCCCCAATGCCCGCGCGCATGGTGTTTGCGGGCAGATCATTCCGTGGAATTTTCCGCTGCTGATGCTGGCGTGGAAAGTGGCGCCCGCTTTGGCCGCAGGCAATACAGTGGTGCTGAAACCGGCAGAAGATACACCGCTGACCGCGCTGTTATTTGCCGAAATATGCTTGGAAGCAGGCGTGCCGCCGGGTGTTGTAAACATTATCACCGGCGACGGGGCGACGGGCGCGGCCTTGGTGGCGCATGACGGCGTCGATAAAATAGCCTTCACCGGCTCGACCGAAGTGGGGCAGATCATCCGCCGTGCGACCGCTGGCAAGGGCCGCGCGCTGACGCTGGAATTGGGTGGCAAATCGCCCTTTATCGTGATGGGCGATGCCGATTTGGATGCCGCTGTCGAAGGCGTGGTTGATGCGGTCTGGTTCAACCAAGGCGAGGTGTGCTGCGCAGGCACGCGCATTCTGGTGGCCGAAAGCGTGGCAGAGATGTTTCGCAAGCGCCTGATTTCCCGAATGAAAACGCTGCGCGTGGGCGACCCGCTGGATAAATCGACCGATATCGGCGCGATTGTGAACACGGCCCAACTGGCGCGCATCCGTGATCTGGTGGCGCAAGGTGTGGCGGCAGGGGCTGTCGCGCATGAAGGGACCGCCCCCGAAGGCTGCTTTTGCCCGCCGATCCTGCTAGATCAGGTGTCGCCCGCAAACCCTTGTGCAAGCGAAGAAATCTTTGGGCCTGTGGTCACGCTTCAAACCTTTCGCACCCCGCCAGAGGCGATTGAACTGGCCAATGCCACCCGCTACGGGTTGGCAGCCAGCATCTGGTCGGAAAACCTGACCGTCGCCATGGATATGGCCGCACAGGTGAAGGCGGGGGTTGTCTGGATCAACGCCACCAATATGTTCGACGCGAACGCGCCTTTCGGGGGGATGCGCGCATCCGGTTTTGGCCGCGAAGGCGCGCGCGAGGGGATGGCCGCTTATTTGCGCAAAAACGATGCCGCGCAAGGGGCCGCCCCCGGCACGATTGACCCGCTTCCGGGCACAGGCGCGCCCGAGGGGTTGGACCGCACCCACAAGCTATATATCGGCGGCGCGCAAAAGCGCGCGGATGGCGGCGCAAGCTGGTCGGTGCTGCGCGATGACACGCGCCTTGGCCATGCGCCTTTGGGCAACCGCAAGGACATTCGCAACGCCGTGGAAGCCGCGCACAAGGCGAGCGGCTGGACCCGGATGAGCGGGCATCAGCGCGCGCAGGTGCTGTATTTTCTGGCCGAAACGCTGGATCACCACCGAGATGGATTGGCGGCGCTGGTGCCAATGGCGGAAATCGATGCCAGCATTGCCCGCACGCTTTACTATGCCGCATGGGCCGACAAGCTGTCGGGCGCGGTGCACAACACGCAAAGCGCGCATGTGACACTGGCCATGCGCGAGGCCTTTGGCGTGATGGGCCTGATCTGCGCTGAAGAAGCGCCGCTTTTGGGCGCGCTCTCGCTGATCCTGCCTGCGATTGCCATGGGCAACCGGGTTGTGGTCGTGCCCTCGCAAGCCAACCCCTTGGCGGCGCTGGAACTGGGGCCAATGCTGGGCGCGTCGGACGTCCCCGGCGGGGTGGTCAATATTGTGTCAGGGCCAGTGGCCGAATTGGCCAAAACGCTGGCTGGCCATGATGATGTTGCCGCCTTGGCCTGCGCGCAACCCAGCGTGGCGCAGTTGATCGAGGCCGAGAGCGCGGGCAATCTGAAACCCGTCTGGCACGCGCCGACGGGTCAGGGCCGCGACTGGCTAGAGGCCATGGTGCAGATCAAGACCATCTGGGTGCCGTACGGCGCTTAA
- the murA gene encoding UDP-N-acetylglucosamine 1-carboxyvinyltransferase — MDSIVIRGNGPLNGQIPIAGAKNACLTLMPATLLTDQPLTLTNAPRLSDIRTMTDLLGSLGAEVASLQGGQVLALSSHDLTSHRADYDIVRKMRASILVLGPMLARDGHAVVSLPGGCAIGARPVDLHLRALEALGAELDLRDGYVHAKAPGGLKGARFEFPVVSVGATENALMAASLARGTTVLENAAREPEIVDLAQCLRRMGAQIEGEGTSTITITGVNSLGGATHAVVTDRIELGTYMLAPAIAGGSVECLGGRLDLVQSFARKLEQAGVEVVETARGLTVTRQVDRLRAVDVTTEPFPGFPTDLQAQFMAAMCTAEGVSVLNETIFENRFMHAPELMRMGAKIEVQGGMARVTGVEKLRGAPVMATDLRASVSLILAALAAEGETTVARVYHLDRGYERVEEKLGACGAMIERVYGK; from the coding sequence ATGGATTCGATCGTTATTCGGGGCAATGGCCCTTTGAATGGGCAAATCCCGATTGCGGGTGCAAAGAATGCCTGCCTGACGCTGATGCCGGCGACGCTGCTGACCGACCAGCCGCTGACGCTGACCAACGCGCCGCGCCTGTCGGATATTCGCACCATGACCGACTTGTTGGGATCGCTGGGTGCCGAAGTGGCCAGCCTGCAAGGCGGGCAGGTGTTGGCGCTGTCCAGCCATGACCTGACCAGCCACCGCGCCGATTATGATATCGTGCGCAAGATGCGCGCCTCTATTCTGGTGCTGGGGCCGATGCTGGCGCGCGATGGTCATGCGGTTGTCTCGCTGCCCGGCGGCTGTGCCATTGGCGCGCGGCCGGTGGACCTGCATCTGCGCGCGCTGGAAGCGCTTGGCGCAGAGTTGGACCTGCGCGACGGCTATGTGCATGCCAAAGCGCCGGGCGGTCTGAAGGGCGCGCGGTTCGAATTTCCGGTCGTCTCTGTCGGGGCCACGGAAAACGCGCTGATGGCGGCCAGTTTGGCCCGCGGCACAACGGTTCTGGAGAACGCCGCGCGCGAGCCCGAGATCGTGGACCTTGCGCAATGCCTGCGCCGCATGGGTGCGCAGATCGAAGGCGAGGGCACATCAACCATCACCATCACCGGCGTGAACAGCCTTGGCGGCGCGACCCATGCCGTTGTCACGGACCGAATCGAGCTGGGCACCTATATGCTTGCGCCCGCGATTGCGGGCGGGTCGGTCGAATGCCTTGGCGGGCGGCTGGACCTTGTGCAGTCCTTTGCCCGCAAGCTGGAACAAGCGGGGGTCGAGGTCGTCGAGACCGCACGCGGCCTGACAGTTACACGTCAGGTCGACCGGCTGCGCGCGGTCGATGTGACGACCGAACCTTTCCCCGGTTTCCCGACCGATCTGCAAGCGCAATTCATGGCGGCAATGTGCACCGCCGAAGGTGTTTCGGTGCTGAATGAGACGATTTTTGAAAACCGTTTCATGCACGCCCCGGAACTGATGCGCATGGGCGCGAAAATAGAAGTGCAGGGCGGCATGGCCCGTGTGACGGGCGTGGAAAAACTGCGCGGCGCACCGGTCATGGCGACAGACCTGCGGGCCTCTGTGTCGTTGATTTTGGCGGCATTGGCCGCCGAGGGCGAAACCACGGTCGCACGCGTGTACCATCTGGACCGCGGTTATGAGCGGGTCGAGGAAAAGCTGGGTGCCTGCGGCGCAATGATAGAACGGGTTTACGGAAAATGA
- a CDS encoding TetR/AcrR family transcriptional regulator, with product MAKRGYHHGNLKQALVEAALTLIADRGPQGFTMAEAAKLADVSAAAPYRHFTGREELITELARQGFILFADLLEFAYKDGQPSPLTAFEAVGRAYLAFARAHPGHYVAMFESGISPRATPDLAAASQRANAVLLRAAADLSARIPEAQRPPTEMFAAHVSAMSHGIVELYARGTPGARAPFSPEDLLETGIGIYLRGLGLLACDTDRDERG from the coding sequence ATGGCAAAACGCGGCTACCATCATGGAAATCTGAAACAAGCGCTGGTCGAGGCCGCGCTGACCCTGATCGCAGATCGGGGGCCGCAGGGCTTTACCATGGCAGAGGCCGCGAAACTGGCCGATGTTTCGGCCGCCGCACCCTATCGGCACTTCACGGGCCGAGAGGAGTTGATTACCGAACTTGCGCGGCAAGGGTTCATCCTATTCGCCGATTTGCTGGAATTTGCCTATAAGGATGGCCAACCCTCGCCCCTGACCGCGTTCGAGGCTGTGGGCCGGGCCTATCTGGCTTTCGCGCGGGCGCATCCGGGGCATTATGTGGCCATGTTTGAATCGGGCATCTCGCCGCGCGCAACGCCCGATCTTGCCGCAGCGTCGCAGCGCGCCAATGCCGTGCTGTTGCGCGCTGCCGCTGATCTGTCGGCGCGAATCCCCGAAGCGCAGCGCCCCCCCACAGAAATGTTCGCCGCCCATGTCAGCGCCATGAGCCACGGGATCGTGGAACTTTATGCGCGCGGCACACCGGGCGCGCGCGCGCCGTTTTCGCCCGAAGACCTGCTGGAAACGGGAATCGGAATTTACCTGCGCGGACTGGGCCTATTGGCCTGCGATACCGACCGGGATGAGCGTGGCTGA
- a CDS encoding DUF2948 family protein: MTEDARFEDGADRPVRLAALDAEDLRVISALVQDSVLTGTDMTFDAPRRRFALLLNRFRWEDRARAEKAGDFERVRSLLVVHDVLAVVRQGVDPTDRDAVLSLLAVDFAPGPDGTGDITLVFAGDGAVKLSVECVDVVLSDVTRPYRAPARRAPKHETE, translated from the coding sequence ATGACCGAAGACGCGCGTTTCGAGGATGGGGCAGACCGCCCGGTGCGGCTGGCCGCGCTTGATGCCGAAGATCTGCGCGTGATTTCGGCGCTGGTGCAGGATTCGGTCCTGACCGGCACCGACATGACCTTCGATGCCCCGCGCCGCCGCTTCGCATTGCTTCTGAACCGCTTTCGCTGGGAAGACCGCGCGCGCGCCGAAAAAGCAGGCGATTTTGAACGCGTGCGCAGCTTGCTGGTGGTGCATGACGTGCTGGCGGTCGTGCGGCAGGGGGTGGACCCGACCGACCGCGACGCGGTGCTGTCGCTTTTGGCTGTGGATTTCGCGCCCGGCCCGGATGGCACCGGCGATATCACGCTGGTTTTCGCAGGCGATGGCGCGGTCAAACTGTCGGTTGAATGTGTCGATGTCGTGCTATCTGACGTGACGCGCCCGTATCGCGCGCCCGCGCGCCGCGCCCCCAAGCACGAAACCGAATAG
- a CDS encoding GcrA family cell cycle regulator, protein MSWTDERVELLKKMWNEGHSASTIAKELGGVTRNAVIGKVHRLGLSNRNGPETAADPAPAEPSAPKVPEPAAPVVDLAQVKAERAKPKPAPAPEPAPQAAPEPADEAPEPAYMPKPIIPAGQPLPPQPSANEIDPEALANVREVEKTAMKLSLLELTERTCKWPIGDPATSEFWFCGLPVKPGKPYCEAHVAVAFQPMSTRRDRKR, encoded by the coding sequence ATGTCATGGACCGATGAGCGGGTCGAGCTGCTAAAGAAAATGTGGAACGAGGGGCATTCGGCCTCGACCATCGCCAAGGAACTGGGCGGTGTGACGCGCAATGCGGTGATCGGCAAGGTCCATCGGCTGGGCCTGTCGAACCGGAACGGGCCGGAAACGGCCGCAGATCCTGCGCCTGCCGAACCCTCGGCCCCGAAAGTGCCCGAACCCGCCGCCCCCGTGGTCGATCTTGCGCAGGTCAAGGCAGAACGCGCCAAGCCCAAACCCGCCCCCGCGCCAGAGCCCGCACCGCAAGCCGCGCCCGAACCGGCAGATGAAGCGCCCGAACCCGCCTATATGCCCAAACCGATCATTCCGGCCGGGCAGCCCTTGCCCCCGCAACCCTCTGCGAATGAAATAGACCCAGAGGCGCTGGCAAATGTCCGCGAGGTCGAGAAGACGGCGATGAAATTGTCGCTTCTGGAACTGACAGAGCGGACCTGCAAATGGCCCATCGGTGATCCGGCTACGAGCGAATTCTGGTTCTGCGGCCTGCCCGTAAAACCCGGCAAGCCCTATTGCGAAGCGCATGTCGCCGTCGCCTTTCAACCCATGAGCACGCGGCGCGACCGCAAACGCTAA
- a CDS encoding c-type cytochrome, producing the protein MMKPFFLAAACLGIASAAQASDPQWPDCRTCHQVQAPDGTVVARGGRAGPNLYGVAGRALAGDADFRLYSDGLLAAAQTGARWTLENFNAYLAGPDEFLQRLTGDSGLESGMHVALRGDGAALYEWLQEVSQ; encoded by the coding sequence ATGATGAAACCGTTTTTTCTGGCCGCAGCATGCCTTGGCATTGCTTCTGCCGCCCAAGCCAGCGATCCGCAATGGCCCGATTGCCGCACCTGCCACCAAGTGCAAGCCCCCGACGGCACGGTGGTGGCGCGGGGCGGGCGGGCTGGGCCGAACCTATATGGTGTGGCCGGGCGTGCGCTGGCCGGTGACGCCGATTTCCGCCTGTATTCCGACGGGTTGCTGGCCGCCGCCCAAACCGGCGCGCGCTGGACGCTTGAAAATTTCAACGCTTATCTGGCCGGGCCGGACGAATTTTTGCAACGCTTGACGGGGGATAGCGGCCTTGAAAGCGGCATGCATGTGGCACTGCGCGGCGATGGCGCGGCGCTGTATGAGTGGCTGCAAGAGGTTTCGCAATAA
- the hisD gene encoding histidinol dehydrogenase, with protein sequence MPVFLNASAPEFEAAFTALLSAKREEAVDVDDTVAAIIADVRARGDAAVIELTAKFDKLELTPDRLAFSPAEIAAEVAKVPADERAALELAAARIRAYHERQRPADARWTDDTGAELGWRWGPVAAAGLYVPGGLASYPSSVLMNAIPAQVAGVERLVICAPTPGGVVNPLVLLAAQIAGVDTVYRIGGAQAVAAMAYGTDTIAPVDKITGPGNAYVAAAKRRVFGRVGIDMIAGPSEILVIADKDNDPDWIALDLLSQAEHDESAQSILITTDEGFGRAVADAVGKRLKTLERRAIAGASWRDYGAVIVVRDLAQAAALSDRIAPEHLELCVADPDALLAQIKHAGAVFLGHWTPEAIGDYIGGPNHVLPTARSARFSSGLSVLDFMKRTTLAKMTPEALRAIGPAAEQLATSESLQAHGLSVRARLDCLNR encoded by the coding sequence ATGCCTGTTTTCCTGAATGCGTCAGCGCCCGAATTCGAGGCCGCTTTCACCGCGCTGTTGTCGGCCAAGCGCGAAGAGGCGGTCGATGTCGATGACACGGTCGCCGCGATCATTGCCGATGTGCGCGCGCGTGGTGACGCCGCCGTGATCGAGCTGACCGCGAAGTTCGACAAGCTGGAGCTGACGCCGGACAGGCTGGCCTTTTCACCCGCCGAAATCGCCGCCGAAGTGGCCAAGGTGCCCGCCGACGAACGCGCCGCATTGGAACTGGCCGCCGCGCGCATTCGTGCCTATCACGAGCGCCAACGCCCCGCCGATGCCCGCTGGACGGACGACACCGGCGCAGAACTGGGCTGGCGTTGGGGGCCGGTTGCGGCGGCGGGGCTATATGTGCCGGGCGGTCTGGCCAGCTACCCGTCCTCGGTGCTGATGAATGCAATACCCGCGCAGGTCGCGGGCGTGGAACGCTTGGTCATCTGCGCGCCCACGCCGGGCGGGGTGGTCAATCCGCTGGTGCTGCTGGCCGCGCAGATTGCGGGGGTGGACACTGTTTACCGCATTGGCGGGGCGCAGGCCGTGGCGGCCATGGCCTATGGCACCGACACCATCGCGCCAGTGGACAAGATCACCGGGCCGGGCAATGCCTATGTTGCCGCCGCCAAGCGCCGGGTGTTCGGGCGCGTGGGCATAGACATGATCGCGGGCCCGTCCGAGATTTTGGTAATTGCCGACAAAGACAACGACCCAGACTGGATCGCGCTGGACCTGCTCAGCCAAGCCGAGCATGACGAATCGGCGCAATCCATCCTGATTACCACCGATGAGGGCTTTGGCCGCGCTGTGGCAGATGCCGTGGGCAAGCGTTTGAAAACGTTGGAGCGCCGCGCCATTGCCGGGGCAAGCTGGCGCGATTATGGCGCGGTGATCGTGGTGCGTGATCTGGCGCAGGCCGCCGCCCTGTCGGACCGGATTGCACCCGAGCATCTGGAACTTTGCGTGGCCGATCCCGATGCGCTTTTGGCGCAGATCAAGCATGCGGGCGCGGTGTTCTTGGGCCATTGGACGCCAGAGGCCATTGGCGATTACATCGGCGGGCCGAACCACGTTCTGCCCACGGCGCGTTCGGCGCGGTTTTCCAGCGGGTTGTCGGTGCTGGATTTCATGAAACGCACCACGCTTGCGAAAATGACCCCCGAAGCGCTGCGCGCGATTGGCCCTGCCGCCGAACAGCTTGCCACCAGCGAAAGCCTGCAAGCGCATGGGCTAAGCGTGCGGGCGCGGCTGGACTGCCTGAACCGCTAA
- a CDS encoding ABC transporter permease has translation MAGFRDIGARRFGRVNWLGLGALAKREVMRFLVVWTQTLAAPLVTAGLFLAVFTLAIGPMRGEVMGVSFVTFLAPGILMMTIIQNAFANTSSSIVISKVQGNIVDTLMPPLSGGELVLGYMAGGVARGLMVGVVILAAEALVLGQGVAHSVWLLVFVTLGAALLSAIGIAAGILSNKFDQIAAITNFIVVPLSFLSGTFYSISALPPFMAALSRVNPVFYLIDGARYGMIGQSDASPWLGLAVVLAALVAVSALCWHWLRTGYRLKP, from the coding sequence ATGGCAGGGTTCCGCGACATAGGCGCGCGGCGGTTCGGGCGGGTCAATTGGCTGGGGCTGGGCGCACTGGCCAAGCGCGAGGTCATGCGCTTTTTGGTGGTTTGGACGCAGACTCTGGCGGCCCCCTTGGTCACAGCAGGGCTGTTTCTGGCGGTGTTCACGCTGGCCATCGGCCCCATGCGCGGAGAGGTGATGGGGGTTAGCTTTGTCACCTTCCTTGCGCCCGGCATCCTGATGATGACCATTATCCAGAACGCCTTCGCCAACACCTCGTCCTCCATCGTCATCTCGAAAGTGCAGGGCAATATCGTCGATACGCTGATGCCGCCGCTGTCGGGCGGGGAACTGGTGCTGGGCTATATGGCGGGCGGCGTGGCGCGCGGTCTGATGGTGGGGGTGGTCATTCTTGCTGCCGAAGCGCTGGTGCTGGGGCAGGGTGTGGCCCATTCGGTCTGGCTGCTGGTCTTTGTCACGCTGGGCGCTGCGCTGCTGTCGGCCATCGGGATCGCGGCCGGCATCTTGTCGAACAAGTTCGACCAGATCGCAGCGATTACCAATTTCATCGTGGTGCCGCTGTCGTTCTTGTCGGGCACCTTCTATTCCATCTCGGCGCTGCCGCCCTTCATGGCGGCGCTTAGCCGCGTGAACCCGGTCTTCTACCTGATAGACGGGGCGCGCTATGGGATGATCGGGCAATCCGATGCGTCGCCTTGGTTGGGGCTGGCGGTGGTGTTGGCGGCATTGGTGGCGGTGTCGGCACTGTGCTGGCACTGGCTGCGCACCGGCTACCGGTTGAAACCATGA
- the ggt gene encoding gamma-glutamyltransferase, producing the protein MTRHYLTPALAALALASPSFAQQASDTIVPEIATDVAMAFSGLSDAGQAALAAKAAGDSVTAENWMVAAANPLAVEAGAKVLRAGGTAADAMVAVQAVLGLVEPQSSGLGGGAFLVWYDAETGEVTTLDGRETAPLAADPRYFQDAAGEPLDFGTAVVSGRSVGTPGTPRLMEDAHRRWGRTNWAGLFDDAIALAEEGFTVSPRMADSVAGAADSLAVFPDTAAYFLPDGAPVAAGDTLVNADYADTLRQIATQGTQAFYTGDIAADIVAATRTDALPGLLSLTDLARYRVIERPAVCYTYRGRDVCGMGPPSSGAVAVSQILGMLENFDLPAMDPQAVETRRLMGDATRLAFADRGRYLADSDFVPVPVKGLTDRAYLAARADLLRGDDALPEVAPGEPSWDHAIRWGDDTSVERPATSHISIVDGEGNVLSMTTTIESGFGSRLFTRGFLLNNELTDFSFRSHAGGYPIANRVEPGKRPRSSMSPTIVLQDGAPVLAIGSPGGATIIGFTAQAIIAHLDWGMDVQAAVSMPHLVNSFGTYALEQGTWAEDLDGPLQEMGFQTRVMALTSGLQAIAIGEGLRGGADPRREGIALGE; encoded by the coding sequence ATGACACGACATTACCTGACCCCGGCTTTGGCGGCGCTTGCGCTGGCAAGCCCCAGTTTTGCGCAACAGGCCTCTGACACCATCGTGCCGGAAATCGCGACCGATGTTGCCATGGCCTTTTCCGGCCTGTCCGATGCGGGCCAAGCCGCGCTGGCAGCCAAGGCCGCGGGCGATAGCGTGACGGCGGAAAACTGGATGGTTGCCGCCGCGAACCCCTTGGCGGTGGAAGCGGGTGCAAAGGTGCTTCGCGCGGGCGGCACGGCAGCGGATGCCATGGTCGCCGTGCAAGCCGTGCTGGGGCTGGTAGAGCCGCAATCCTCTGGGCTGGGCGGCGGCGCATTTCTTGTCTGGTATGACGCAGAGACAGGCGAAGTTACAACGCTGGACGGGCGCGAAACCGCGCCCTTGGCCGCCGATCCGCGCTATTTTCAGGATGCAGCGGGCGAGCCGCTGGATTTCGGCACGGCAGTTGTGTCGGGCCGGTCGGTCGGCACACCGGGCACGCCGCGCCTGATGGAGGACGCGCATCGCCGCTGGGGCCGCACCAACTGGGCCGGACTGTTTGATGATGCGATTGCACTGGCCGAAGAGGGCTTCACCGTTTCGCCGCGCATGGCGGATTCGGTTGCGGGCGCGGCAGATTCCTTGGCGGTCTTCCCCGACACAGCCGCCTATTTCTTGCCCGATGGCGCGCCGGTCGCCGCAGGTGACACGCTGGTGAATGCCGACTACGCCGACACGCTGCGCCAGATCGCAACGCAGGGCACGCAGGCCTTCTATACCGGCGACATTGCCGCCGATATTGTTGCAGCCACACGCACCGACGCCCTGCCCGGCCTGCTGTCGCTGACCGACTTGGCCCGCTACCGGGTGATAGAGCGCCCGGCGGTCTGCTACACCTATCGGGGCCGCGATGTCTGCGGGATGGGGCCGCCCTCGTCAGGCGCGGTGGCAGTGTCGCAAATCCTTGGCATGTTGGAAAATTTCGACCTGCCCGCCATGGACCCGCAGGCGGTGGAAACCCGCCGCCTGATGGGCGATGCCACGCGGTTGGCCTTTGCCGACCGGGGCCGCTACCTGGCCGATAGCGATTTCGTGCCGGTGCCGGTCAAAGGGCTGACCGACCGGGCCTATCTGGCCGCGCGCGCCGACTTGTTGCGCGGGGATGATGCCTTGCCCGAAGTCGCACCCGGAGAGCCAAGCTGGGACCATGCTATTCGCTGGGGGGATGATACCAGCGTGGAGCGGCCCGCGACATCGCATATCTCGATTGTCGATGGCGAGGGCAATGTGCTGTCCATGACCACCACGATCGAAAGCGGGTTTGGCTCGCGCCTGTTCACGCGCGGCTTTCTGCTGAACAATGAATTGACCGATTTCTCGTTCCGCAGCCATGCGGGCGGCTATCCCATTGCCAACCGGGTGGAACCGGGCAAGCGCCCGCGCTCCAGCATGTCGCCCACAATCGTGTTGCAAGATGGTGCGCCGGTTCTGGCCATCGGCAGCCCCGGCGGGGCCACGATCATCGGCTTTACCGCGCAGGCGATTATCGCGCATTTGGATTGGGGGATGGATGTGCAAGCGGCCGTGTCGATGCCGCATCTGGTCAACAGCTTTGGCACCTATGCGCTGGAACAGGGCACTTGGGCGGAAGACCTGGACGGCCCGCTGCAAGAGATGGGCTTTCAGACGCGCGTGATGGCGCTGACCTCTGGCCTGCAAGCGATTGCAATCGGCGAGGGTTTGCGCGGCGGGGCAGACCCGCGCCGTGAAGGCATCGCGCTGGGCGAGTGA
- a CDS encoding dienelactone hydrolase family protein, whose amino-acid sequence MKHSLIFAPALLALLGGPALADPMVYTHGDTNFEAYVATPDGTPRGTVLLVHDWDGLTEHERAQADALAADGYLAVALDLFGTNATLDSMDDYRRETGALYADRDEFRARMMAGAEAARALDGAGQMVIAGYCFGGAAALEAARAGMDMAGFVSFHGGLETPEGQDYSATPAPVMVLHGSADPVSGMAELATLMDELQAAEVPHEARIFGGARHSFTVPGSRDFDETANAGAQAAFREFLDARF is encoded by the coding sequence ATGAAACATTCGCTGATCTTTGCCCCGGCATTGCTGGCGCTTCTGGGCGGCCCAGCCCTTGCAGACCCCATGGTCTACACTCATGGCGACACCAATTTCGAAGCCTATGTCGCCACGCCCGATGGCACCCCACGCGGCACCGTGCTGCTGGTGCATGACTGGGACGGGCTGACCGAACATGAACGCGCGCAGGCCGATGCGCTTGCGGCGGACGGTTATCTGGCCGTGGCGCTGGACCTGTTTGGCACCAATGCGACACTGGACAGCATGGATGATTACCGCCGCGAAACCGGCGCGCTTTATGCCGACCGCGACGAATTCCGCGCGCGGATGATGGCGGGCGCAGAGGCTGCGCGTGCCCTAGACGGCGCGGGCCAGATGGTGATCGCAGGCTATTGCTTTGGCGGGGCTGCGGCGCTGGAAGCCGCGCGCGCAGGCATGGATATGGCGGGTTTCGTCAGCTTCCATGGCGGGCTGGAAACACCAGAGGGGCAGGATTACAGCGCCACCCCTGCGCCGGTAATGGTGCTGCATGGCTCTGCCGATCCGGTCTCTGGCATGGCCGAACTGGCCACGTTGATGGATGAACTGCAAGCCGCAGAAGTGCCGCATGAAGCGCGCATCTTCGGCGGTGCGCGGCATTCCTTTACCGTGCCCGGCTCGCGCGATTTTGACGAAACGGCGAATGCCGGCGCGCAAGCCGCCTTTCGCGAGTTTCTGGATGCGCGGTTCTGA